The Nitrospirota bacterium genome contains the following window.
TCTCCTTATCATGTCTTCTCTACCTGATGGAAATTTAACTCAACTGGCGTCTGTCTGCCAAATATACTCACCATAACCTTTAACCTGCTGTGGTCACCATCCACTTCATCTACAAGTCCAACAAAATTGGTGAATGGCCCATCTGTAATCCTTACAGTGTCACCTATACTAAACTGTGTCCTGACGTGCGGCACAGGTCCCTTTTCGATTTGCTGCACAACAACTTCTACCTCTTCATAGGGGAGAGGGGTAGGAGTCATACCCCCTACAAAACCTGTAACCCTCGGAGTACTTCTTACAAGATGCCATGTTTCGTCATCAAGTTCCATTTCTATCAGGATATAGCCAGGATAAAATTTTTTGTCTGTCTCCCTTTTTTTCCCTCCTTTGAGTTCTATAACTTTTTCTGTCGGTACAAGTATCTTTGTAATCTTTTCACCCAGGCCTTCCTTTTGAACTTTCTCTTCAATAGTCGTTTTAATCTTTTCTTCAAAACCAGAATATGTGTGCACTACGTACCAGTTTTTCGCCATAATTCTCTAATTCTCCTATTTTAACGCTACACTTACAAGCCTGGAAAGCCAGATATCTATCAAGCCCAAAAAAGCGGATATTATCAATACCGTTATAATCACAACCCAGGTCGAGCCTATCACTTCATCCCTTTTAGGAAAAACAACTTTTTTTAACTCGATTTTTACTTCCTTAAAAAAATCTTTTATCCTCTGTAACATAAGTCTCCTAACTCCTAAACTCCTAACTTTTAACTCTCTTTATATGGCAGGCCAGGAGGGATTCGAACCCCCAACCCGCGGATTTGGAGTCCGCTGCTCTAGCCGTTAGAGCTACTGGCCTAATACAAAAATCAAAAATTAAAATGCAAAATGTATCCCGACTATTCGGGATGAATTTTGATTTTTGAATTTTATTTATGCCTTTGTCTCCTTATGAGCTGTATGTTTCCGACAATGTCTGCAGTATTTTTTAATATTCAATTTATCAGGCGTATTCTTTTTATTCTTTGTCGTTGAATAATTTCTGTTTTTGCATTCTGTGCACTGCAAAAGGATTATCTCGCGCATTGTCTAATTCTCCTCTCCTTCTCACTTCTTAAAGGCAGAGCAAGCCCTGCCCCTACATTTACTCTATAACCTCAGTTACGACTCCTGCCCCTAC
Protein-coding sequences here:
- the nusG gene encoding transcription termination/antitermination protein NusG, whose protein sequence is MAKNWYVVHTYSGFEEKIKTTIEEKVQKEGLGEKITKILVPTEKVIELKGGKKRETDKKFYPGYILIEMELDDETWHLVRSTPRVTGFVGGMTPTPLPYEEVEVVVQQIEKGPVPHVRTQFSIGDTVRITDGPFTNFVGLVDEVDGDHSRLKVMVSIFGRQTPVELNFHQVEKT
- the secE gene encoding preprotein translocase subunit SecE; protein product: MLQRIKDFFKEVKIELKKVVFPKRDEVIGSTWVVIITVLIISAFLGLIDIWLSRLVSVALK
- the rpmG gene encoding 50S ribosomal protein L33, with the translated sequence MREIILLQCTECKNRNYSTTKNKKNTPDKLNIKKYCRHCRKHTAHKETKA